From a single Eremothecium sinecaudum strain ATCC 58844 chromosome III, complete sequence genomic region:
- the VIP1 gene encoding inositol polyphosphate kinase VIP1 (Syntenic homolog of Ashbya gossypii AER082W; Syntenic homolog of Saccharomyces cerevisiae YLR410W (VIP1)), translated as MDKEKSPQPKLSPLYLSSNTKKAMESIAPILEGFTPKTSSSENTSLKLPPASIVTDEESELDDINDPDSQSSGNTVHQQQSTTGTKLTRGASVSPTDSTNENCAPALKSYTCPSQDALGDGHCDNLQGNKGSELSPTEPSSCQDGPQSFDMQEDSAKQEQDDDQTDIKQSLEQSDGGLPTPSSASSSRKSSTSIVKPQLPRIGKIGVCAMDAKVLSKPCRHILNRLIENGEFETIIFGDKVILDENIENWPTCDFLISFFSSGFPLNKAIDYVMLRKPFLINDLIMQKVLWDRRLCLRVLEAANVPTPERLEISRDGGPRVDDTLREKLLERGVEVKPIKEPEWRMIDENTLEVGGKIMTKPFVEKPVDGEDHNIYIYYHSKNGGGGRRLFRKVGNKSSEFDPTLSHPRSDGSYIYENFMDTDNFEDVKAYTVSDTFCHAETRKSPVVDGIVRRNTHGKEIRYVTELTDDEKQIAARVSKAFSQMICGFDLLRANGKSFVIDVNGFSFVKDNSAYYDSCAKILRETFLNAKKQIDLEKRHLPVIQEEKRQKWVFKGLVTVIRHADRTPKQKFKHSFRSQIFISLLKGHKEEVVIRNVNDLQIVLQALQIAKEEGVEDLNKLNLLSSTLEKKLNFPGTKIQLKPVLNGEKEVEKVQFILKWGGEPTHSARYQAQELGEQTRQDIDLLNKNILQNIKIFSSSERRVLLSAQLWATALFSADGLGNDEINIRKDLLDDSNAAKDPMDKVKKQLKPLLREGKEAPPQFAWPPKMPQPYLVIKRIVELMKYHKKIMDRNFAINSNIGDTQTRWCCGEDAFLFKERWDKLFKEFVCVDKVDPSKISELYDTMKYDALHNRSFLENVFAPDDSLGLDKGTEVQHSLVDRYPINILAKNNFKIPEGINGNAKSGSSSVGSLGWVLEKEGCANAHCTTTNSTFDHPKYMHLRELYRLSKVLFDFICPQEYGIEDNEKLDIGLLTSLPLAKQILNDIDAMKNKDTPACNAYFTKESHIYTLLNIIYEAGLPMRIARNALPELDYLSQINFELYESADSSGQKSHAIRLKMSPGCHTQDPLDVQLDDKHYISCIPKISLTRHLDMDYVSQKLRNKFSRVIMPQKFTPVHITSPNLTYRKMPTQSIPD; from the coding sequence ATGGATAAAGAAAAGTCGCCGCAACCAAAGTTATCTCCATTGTATTTGAGCAGCAATACTAAGAAGGCGATGGAATCTATAGCACCAATATTGGAAGGGTTTACTCCCAAGACTTCTTCAAGCGAAAATACATCTTTAAAACTACCACCTGCAAGTATTGTAACGGATGAGGAATCAGAGTTGGATGACATAAATGACCCAGACTCGCAATCCAGTGGTAATACTGTTCACCAACAACAGTCAACAACGGGTACAAAATTAACCCGTGGGGCTTCTGTGTCTCCTACTGACTCAACTAATGAAAATTGTGCACCTGCTCTAAAGTCCTACACGTGTCCGTCCCAAGATGCGCTTGGGGATGGCCATTGCGATAATCTACAAGGGAATAAAGGTTCTGAACTTTCTCCTACCGAACCTAGCTCATGTCAAGATGGCCCCCAAAGCTTTGATATGCAGGAGGATAGCGCTAAGCAGGAGCAGGATGACGACCAAACTGATATTAAGCAGTCGCTTGAACAGTCAGACGGCGGTCTCCCCACTCCAAGCTCAGCTAGCTCTTCTCGTAAATCATCAACTTCTATTGTTAAACCACAACTTCCTCGAATTGGAAAGATTGGTGTGTGTGCTATGGATGCGAAGGTGCTATCCAAGCCATGTAGACATATTTTAAATCGTTTAATTGAAAATGGGGAGTTTGAAACCATCATATTCGGTGATAAGGTAATTTTGGATGAGAACATTGAAAATTGGCCAACCTGTGATTTCTTAATATCCTTCTTCTCCAGTGGTTTTCCATTAAATAAGGCTATTGACTATGTGATGCTACGTAAACCGTTCCTTATCAATGACTTGATCATGCAAAAAGTCCTTTGGGATAGGCGGTTATGCCTACGGGTGTTGGAGGCAGCCAATGTTCCAACGCCTGAGAGACTTGAGATTTCAAGAGATGGTGGTCCTAGAGTTGATGATACTCTAAGAGAAAAGCTTCTGGAACGTGGAGTAGAAGTAAAGCCTATTAAGGAACCGGAATGGAGAATGATAGACGAAAACACACTTGAGGTGGGCGGCAAAATTATGACTAAACCTTTTGTTGAGAAGCCAGTCGACGGTGAGGACcataatatatatatatactacCATTCCAAGAATGGTGGTGGTGGTCGCCGTCTGTTTAGAAAAGTTGGTAATAAATCTTCTGAATTTGACCCTACATTGAGTCATCCACGTTCAGATGGTTCTTATATCTATGAAAACTTCATGGATACCGACAACTTCGAGGATGTAAAAGCTTATACAGTTAGTGACACCTTCTGCCATGCAGAAACAAGGAAATCCCCTGTTGTAGATGGAATTGTCAGGAGAAATACTCATGGCAAGGAAATCAGATACGTTACAGAACTTACAGACGATGAAAAGCAGATCGCAGCGCGTGTTTCCAAAGCCTTCTCTCAAATGATCTGTGGTTTCGATTTGCTTCGCGCCAACGGGAAAAGTTTTGTCATTGATGTTAATGGGTTTTCATTTGTGAAAGATAATTCTGCGTATTACGATTCATGTGCTAAGATATTGCGTGAAACCTTTCTAAATGCTAAGAAACAAATTGATCTCGAAAAGCGCCACTTACCGGTTATACAGGAGGAAAAGAGGCAAAAATGGGTTTTCAAAGGTCTAGTTACTGTTATTCGTCACGCTGATCGGACGCCAAAGCAGAAATTTAAGCATTCCTTTAGGTCTCAAATCTTTATATCTTTATTGAAAGGACACAAGGAAGAAGTGGTGATTAGAAACGTTAATGATCTTCAGATTGTGTTACAAGCTTTGCAAATAGCTAAAGAAGAGGGTGTGGAAGACTTAAACAAGTTAAATCTATTATCAAGTACCTTAGAAAAGAAGCTAAACTTTCCCGGAACAAAAATTCAACTAAAGCCTGTTTTGAACGGTGAAAAAGAAGTCGAAAAAGTACAGTTTATACTTAAATGGGGTGGGGAGCCAACACATTCTGCTCGTTATCAAGCACAAGAACTAGGTGAACAAACCAGACAAGACATAGATTTGTTAAACAAGAACATTCTTCAGAACATAAAAATATTCTCATCATCTGAAAGGCGTGTTCTTCTTTCAGCGCAACTATGGGCAACTGCTCTATTTAGTGCTGACGGATTGGGTAATGATGAAATTAATATTAGGAAGGATTTGTTAGATGATTCTAACGCTGCTAAAGACCCTATGGATAAAGTGAAGAAGCAATTAAAACCTCTATTAAGAGAAGGGAAAGAAGCACCACCGCAGTTTGCATGGCCTCCAAAGATGCCACAACCATATTTGGTTATCAAGAGAATTGTTGAACTAATGAAGTATCATAAGAAAATCATGGACCGTAATTTCGCTATAAACAGTAACATTGGTGATACTCAGACTCGATGGTGTTGTGGTGAAGACGCTTTCTTGTTTAAAGAAAGATGGGATAAGCTTTTCAAGGAATTTGTTTGTGTGGATAAAGTTGACCCTTCAAAGATTTCTGAATTGTATGATACGATGAAGTACGATGCTCTTCATAATAGGTCATTCCTTGAAAACGTATTTGCACCAGATGATTCTTTGGGACTTGATAAAGGTACAGAAGTTCAGCACTCCCTTGTTGATAGGTACCCCATTAATATTTTAGCAAAAAACAACTTCAAGATTCCTGAAGGTATAAACGGTAATGCGAAGTCAGGTAGCTCCAGCGTTGGTTCTTTAGGTTGGGTTTTAGAAAAAGAGGGTTGCGCAAATGCTCATTGTACTACCACAAACTCAACTTTCGACCACCCGAAGTACATGCATCTTAGAGAACTGTATAGGTTGTCAAAGGTACTGTTTGACTTCATCTGCCCTCAAGAATACGGTATTGAGGATAATGAGAAATTGGATATTGGGTTGTTAACTTCGTTACCGCTAGCAAAACAGATCTTGAATGACATCGATGCAATGAAAAACAAAGATACACCAGCGTGTAACGCATATTTCACTAAGGAATCTCATATCTACACGCTGCTTAACATAATTTACGAAGCTGGATTGCCAATGAGAATTGCTAGAAATGCATTGCCTGAGTTAGACTATCTGTCGCAAATTAATTTTGAGTTATACGAAAGTGCTGATAGTTCTGGTCAAAAATCGCATGCCATTAGACTGAAAATGTCACCCGGTTGCCACACTCAAGATCCTTTGGACGTTCAACTAGACGATAAACACTACATTAGTTGTATTCCAAAAATTTCTCTTACAAGACATTTGGATATGGATTATGTGTCCCAGAAGCTAAGAAACAAGTTCTCTAGGGTTATCATGCCCCAGAAATTCACTCCAGTTCATATTACCAGTCCCAACCTAACTTACAGAAAAATGCCGACTCAATCTATACCAGATTGA
- the UTP21 gene encoding rRNA-processing protein UTP21 (Syntenic homolog of Ashbya gossypii AER081C; Syntenic homolog of Saccharomyces cerevisiae YLR409C (UTP21)), translated as MAEVNSTKRFKPDVQQPNDSKLVSKVFSPFRIIGNVSNEIPFAIGTLGSTFYIATSIGKSFQIYDASNLHLLFVCERETEFKITCLAAHYHHLYAGYGNKVGIYKRGKQVAVVELPDASCTVKHLCVFGDYLCVSADNNSVYVFRKETPASKVPCQFYTSFTINASKSNQIVSVIHLATYLNKIIVVSKSNFMLYNIRTRKLLYTSDEFPSQITTATPAPALDVMALGLNTGEVILFNVKKARKLRTIKTPFVVSSLSFRTDGSAHVAVGATNGSIMFYDMDRRSRIHIMNGVHKESEGGVVRASFLNGQPIVVTTGGDNQLKEFAFDPSLSQADSEIVVQPPRLLRSRGGHSQPPTCITFADNESHFVLSASKDKSLRGFSLRKDAQSYELSQRLHKNKDGSRIAGSTVKEKFSEIVSIAIGNFREGEWENIITGHKDERFARTWNSRTKRVGRWTLPTSDDGLVKAVAISHCGNFGFVGSSNGGIAVYNLQSGIKRKVYKLHKKAVTGVAIDGFNRRLVSCGLDGIVGFYDFNSNTLLGKLQLDAPITQMVYHKSSDIAVFALDDFSIFVIDTITMRIIRQLWGHSNRITALDFSPDGRWVVSASLDSTIRTWDLPTGGCIDGIKLENVATGLKFSPKGDFLATTHVFGNGISLWTNRAQFKAISTRHIDEEEFASTLLPSSAQQGGASLLDGAFDQEEGEYFANKYTSLDQISDDLITLSLGPRSKMNTLIKLDVIKQRSKPKEAPKKPEKLPFFLQLTGEKVGDEASSREGVEAQDVASQLNMKEAGRKAVEAEENLAKFKPSGEVSFESKFTKLLRVCSQSEDYSEFLDTLVSMAPSAIDLEIRSLNAFEPFEEIIAFINALAFGLTTNKNFDIYEAFMNMFLRVHGSIINANHNNKAIQKAINAWEKNHAANVQKLDDLVKMCSSIIGFVSTV; from the coding sequence ATGGCTGAAGTTAATTCTACCAAGAGATTTAAGCCCGATGTTCAGCAGCCTAATGACTCAAAATTAGTTTCGAAGGTATTCTCACCATTTAGAATCATTGGTAATGTGAGTAACGAAATTCCATTTGCAATTGGTACTCTTGGTAGTACATTTTATATTGCTACTAGTATTGGTAAAAGCTTCCAAATTTATGATGCAAGCAATTTGCACTTATTATTTGTGTGTGAAAGAGAGACCGAGTTTAAAATTACATGCCTAGCAGCTCATTACCACCACTTGTATGCTGGTTATGGAAATAAAGTTGGGATTTATAAGAGAGGTAAACAGGTAGCAGTAGTTGAATTACCCGATGCTTCTTGTACGGTGAAGCATCTATGTGTGTTTGGTGACTATTTATGTGTGTCTGCTGATAACAACAGTGTCTACGTATTCAGGAAGGAAACGCCAGCCAGTAAGGTTCCTTGCCAGTTCTACACTTCCTTTACTATTAATGCTTCCAAGTCCAATCAGATTGTGTCAGTAATTCATTTAGCGACATATCTTAATAAGATTATCGTTGTATCCAAATCTAACTTTATGCTGTACAATATCCGCACCAGGAAGTTGCTTTACACTTCTGATGAGTTTCCATCTCAGATTACTACTGCGACACCAGCCCCTGCATTAGATGTGATGGCTCTTGGACTTAATACTGGGGAGGTAATTTTGTTTAATGTGAAGAAGGCAAGGAAGCTACGGACCATAAAGACGCCGTTTGTAGTGTCTTCTCTTTCGTTTAGAACTGATGGTTCAGCTCACGTTGCTGTTGGAGCTACTAATGGTTCAATTATGTTTTACGACATGGACCGCCGTTCCCGTATACATATCATGAATGGTGTCCATAAGGAATCTGAGGGTGGGGTTGTTAGAGCGTCATTCTTGAATGGTCAGCCTATAGTTGTTACAACCGGCGGAGATAACCAGTTGAAGGAATTTGCTTTTGACCCTTCATTATCACAAGCTGATTCAGAGATCGTTGTACAACCTCCCAGGTTATTACGTTCTCGAGGAGGTCACTCGCAACCACCTACATGCATTACTTTTGCGGACAATGAGAGCCATTTTGTGTTATCAGCTTCGAAGGATAAGTCGTTACGTGGGTTCTCGTTACGTAAAGATGCTCAATCGTATGAGCTTTCACAGAGGTTGCATAAGAATAAGGATGGGTCCAGAATCGCTGGTAGCACTGTAAAAGAAAAGTTTTCTGAGATTGTTTCAATAGCTATTGGCAACTTTAGAGAAGGCGAGTGGGAGAATATCATTACAGGGCATAAAGATGAGAGGTTTGCGAGAACTTGGAATTCTAGGACCAAAAGAGTTGGCAGGTGGACACTACCAACTAGTGATGATGGTTTAGTCAAAGCGGTCGCCATTTCCCATTGTGGAAACTTTGGTTTCGTGGGTTCGTCCAACGGTGGTATTGCGGTTTACAATTTACAGAGTGGTATCAAGCGTAAGGTATATAAACTGCATAAGAAAGCTGTTACTGGTGTTGCAATTGATGGTTTCAACAGAAGACTAGTATCATGTGGTTTAGATGGCATTGTTGGATTTTATGACTTCAATAGTAATACTTTACTGGGCAAATTACAGCTGGATGCGCCAATTACACAGATGGTTTACCATAAATCTTCTGATATTGCAGTATTTGCTCTAGATGATTTTTCTATCTTCGTTATTGATACTATAACCATGAGGATAATTCGTCAACTATGGGGGCACTCGAATAGAATAACCGCTCTTGATTTCTCTCCAGATGGAAGATGGGTTGTATCCGCATCCTTGGATTCTACTATTAGGACATGGGATTTACCAACTGGTGGATGCATAGACGGTATAAAACTGGAGAATGTTGCTACTGGGCTGAAGTTTTCGCCTAAAGGTGATTTTCTTGCAACCACCCATGTTTTTGGTAATGGGATTTCCCTCTGGACTAATAGAGCACAGTTTAAAGCCATTTCTACAAGACATATTGATGAAGAGGAGTTTGCCAGCACGCTGTTACCTTCTTCTGCCCAGCAAGGTGGTGCTTCGTTATTGGATGGTGCATTTGATCAGGAAGAAGGGGAGTATTTTGCAAACAAGTACACATCATTGGATCAAATTAGCGATGACTTAATTACACTTTCATTGGGGCCTCGGAGCAAGATGAACACTCTCATAAAACTAGATGTGATTAAGCAAAGATCAAAGCCGAAGGAAGCACCTAAGAAGCCCGAAAAGTTGCCGTTTTTCCTGCAATTGACAGGAGAGAAGGTTGGTGACGAGGCTTCTAGTAGAGAAGGTGTCGAAGCCCAGGATGTAGCTTCTCAACTGAATATGAAAGAGGCCGGCAGAAAGGCAGTAGAAGCGGAAGAAAACTTGGCTAAGTTTAAGCCCTCTGGTGAAGTCAGCTTTGAATCCAAATTTACAAAGTTACTGAGAGTATGTTCACAATCGGAAGACTACAGCGAATTTTTGGACACATTGGTTAGCATGGCTCCCTCGGCTATCGATTTGGAAATTAGATCACTCAATGCTTTTGAGCCATTCGAAGAGATAATCGCGTTCATTAATGCATTGGCATTTGGTTTAACCACGAACAAAAATTTCGATATTTATGAAGCATTCATGAATATGTTCTTAAGGGTTCATGGATCTATCATTAATGCAAACCACAACAATAAGGCTATACAAAAGGCAATTAATGCCTGGGAAAAGAATCATGCTGCGAATGTGCAAAAACTTGACGATTTAGTGAAGATGTGCTCAAGCATTATAGGTTTCGTCAGTACCGTTTGA
- the BER1 gene encoding Ber1p (Syntenic homolog of Ashbya gossypii AER084W; Syntenic homolog of Saccharomyces cerevisiae YLR412W (BER1)), producing the protein MEGFTESSSVGKCNRMPFPELLEHDRKVVRNSKMFLELKDKLASFVSEIDRVRCLALGSFSKDSPARYQLALLLEMIDFLTSASIRCSVYDPVFNKDDIKFIESLGDSWSVDEKVPWDLECSRNTLYYLPHAPLSLSEVVVKEEQPRIFLANHLLQHTDRYTKQELFEKYPLMSKLVNLLNLGGLGSCPMVNDGFVRYVSKKSRKRRNKIQYREPELEFDAIESYFTDCRILTDFESGKLLRNSIWLNAFSDLTLHCIE; encoded by the coding sequence ATGGAGGGTTTCACTGAAAGCAGTAGTGTCGGGAAATGTAATAGGATGCCTTTTCCCGAACTTTTGGAGCATGATAGGAAGGTTGTAAGAAACAGTAAAATGTTTCTAGAGTTGAAAGACAAACTAGCTTCATTTGTTTCGGAAATCGATAGAGTACGATGTTTAGCGCTTGGTAGCTTTAGTAAAGACTCGCCAGCTAGATACCAGTTGGCTCTCTTGCTAGAAATGATCGATTTTCTTACATCAGCATCAATAAGGTGTTCTGTTTACGACCCTGTTTTCAATAAGGATGATATCAAGTTTATAGAATCACTTGGGGACTCTTGGAGCGTTGATGAGAAGGTTCCGTGGGACTTGGAATGCAGCAGAAATACTCTTTACTATCTTCCACATGCTCCTTTGTCTCTTAGTGAGGTGGTTGTAAAAGAAGAACAGCCGCGGATCTTCTTGGCAAACCACTTACTTCAGCACACAGATAGATACACTAAACAGGAATTGTTTGAAAAGTACCCATTGATGAGTAAGCTTGTGAATCTACTTAACTTAGGAGGCTTGGGATCTTGTCCGATGGTAAATGATGGCTTTGTTCGGTATGTATCTAAGAAATCTCGAAAAAGAAGGAATAAGATTCAATATCGAGAACCAGAACTAGAATTCGATGCTATCGAATCTTACTTTACTGATTGTAGGATTCTGACTGACTTTGAGAGTGGTAAGTTACTTAGGAACTCAATTTGGCTTAACGCCTTTTCAGACTTGACATTACATTGCATAGAGTAG
- the PRS1 gene encoding ribose phosphate diphosphokinase subunit PRS1 (Syntenic homolog of Ashbya gossypii AER083C; Syntenic homolog of Saccharomyces cerevisiae YKL181W (PRS1)), translating to MRKCKVFVGNSHPELGNLVCEKLGIKPAPCTLKKFANGETSVQIGVSVRDEDVYVIQSGSPFINDHIMELLILVSACRGGSAKKITAVIPQFPYSKQCKMKRHRGAITARMLANLLVMAGADHIVSMDLHASQMQGFFTKPVDNLYGGPSLAKWIRENIEDYQNVVVVCKNPGGTKRVTALADFLKINFAMIHTDRRRSKDLYSQNKDMTQLRLRKQSMLRKNRPIVRPGATENEEENIILTNGIQTARVVNGHVIDDDVDDAYKSEAIDSDHEGSIGSDSHPIGGCYETAADSDDDETPEELQEEKLITLVGNVNGHAAIILDDLIDRPGSFIAAAEHMSKNCGAKKVYVVATHGIFTGDCLEQLEASDYIHQIIVTNTYPINKEHMENSKKLVVIDVSSIFAECIRRDHYGESISVLFDSLRTL from the coding sequence ATGCGTAAGTGTAAGGTATTTGTTGGTAATTCTCATCCAGAGTTGGGCAATCTCGTTTGTGAGAAGCTCGGAATTAAGCCAGCTCCATGTACTTTAAAAAAGTTCGCTAACGGTGAAACATCTGTGCAAATCGGGGTTTCTGTTAGAGACGAAGATGTCTATGTTATACAATCCGGTTCGCCTTTCATTAATGATCATATAATGGAGTTGTTGATTTTGGTTTCAGCTTGCAGGGGTGGTTCAGCTAAGAAGATTACTGCAGTTATTCCACAGTTTCCATACTCTAAACAATGCAAGATGAAGAGACATAGGGGAGCTATTACTGCCCGAATGCTTGCTAACTTGCTGGTGATGGCTGGAGCGGATCATATTGTTTCTATGGATCTACACGCATCGCAAATGCAAGGCTTTTTTACAAAGCCAGTGGACAACTTATATGGTGGTCCAAGTTTGGCTAAATGGATTCGCGAGAATATTGAAGATTATCAGAACGTAGTTGTCGTTTGTAAGAACCCAGGTGGTACGAAAAGGGTAACCGCGTTAGCTGATTTCTTGAAGATCAACTTTGCTATGATACATACTGATAGACGGCGGTCTAAGGATTTGTATTCTCAAAATAAGGATATGACTCAGCTAAGGTTACGCAAGCAGTCTATGTTGAGAAAGAATAGACCTATTGTCAGACCAGGTGCTACTGAAAACGAGGAGGAGAACATTATACTTACGAATGGTATCCAGACGGCTAGAGTTGTCAACGGACATGTCATcgatgatgatgttgaCGATGCTTACAAATCCGAGGCTATAGATTCGGATCATGAGGGATCTATTGGTAGCGATTCACACCCTATTGGTGGCTGTTATGAAACTGCCGCTGATTCTGATGACGACGAAACTCCTGAGGAGTTACAGGAAGAAAAACTGATTACTTTAGTTGGTAACGTTAACGGCCATGCAGCTATTATTCTCGATGATTTAATCGATAGACCGGGGTCCTTTATTGCTGCTGCAGAGCATATGTCGAAGAACTGTGGGGCTAAAAAGGTTTACGTTGTTGCTACACATGGTATTTTTACTGGTGACTGTTTGGAGCAACTGGAAGCATCAGACTATATTCATCAAATTATTGTGACCAACACTTATCCAATAAACAAAGAGCACATGGAAAACTCTAAGAAGTTGGTAGTGATTGATGTTTCTAGTATTTTTGCAGAGTGTATCCGTCGTGATCACTATGGAGAGTCGATATCTGTATTATTTGACTCCTTGAGGACACTTTGA